The following coding sequences are from one Natrarchaeobaculum sulfurireducens window:
- a CDS encoding LAGLIDADG family homing endonuclease, producing MAQAGNSELVDAFERFFRDYYDNEIKQLAQRYPNEQRSLPVDWQDLYTFDPNLADDFLEHPEQLQRYAEEALRLYDLPIDVSLGQAHVRVRSLPDSESPEIREIRARHMNKLVQVRGIVRKATDVRPKIEEAAFECQLCGTLTRVPQSTGDFQEPHECQGCERQGPFRVNFDQSEFVDAQKLRIQESPEGLRGGETPQALDVHVEDDITGEVTPGDHVSAVGVLRLEQQGNQQEKSPIFDFYMEGMSVDVDEEQFEDMDITEADKQEIVRLSGDDGIYEKMIGSIAPAIFGYDDEKLAMILQLFSGVTKQLPDGSRIRGDLHMLLIGDPGTGKSQMLGYIQNIAPRSVYTSGKGSSSAGLTAAAVRDDFGDGQQWTLEAGALVLADQGIAAVDELDKMRCITGDSLVHTADGIKPIRDVAHEAITDGTIEELDNGRTIREVDLAVWTMTDDGALEERDVLAIHEYDAPDELWEVTVESGERLTTTADHPFFVLDGGERAERNAAELEVGDWVYVPRTLPTRLTDGGVSALSSTDSETKRNELSPAHGSILGYIAGDGNIFYDRDEGVYGFRFTNKEQELLEDFETACEGAFDATAVRHPSEQRDDGVETVRLHRKAHVDELLGLGANLENYDEKRLPEEVTRAPRETKAAFARALADSEGTVDERAVKIHSSSYELLLGTKMLLLEFGISSQIQTREREDGRDLHVLAITAKRSLEAFNRHIGFTLNRKQHALESACGRTTGTRTILDVVPECGELLEQLRGGLRLYQSECGLENGSTYCNFENEDANTSLRLATTILETFEERKAEAVAHHDELSTETSWERLDELRQRYHISQRELAVGMSLSQQQLSAKWGFDSDHRAKVRQRLRKLLETPSTVDLTPLRELVDGDVKWRRVTSIERIDSREHVDGRIAVLEEQLADELEVTDTDGIRERAKEVLSNPVRNSETWYELREQLETYGISFQQVATKMDVAGSTVSRWFSGTVDVGNFDEVSRVCNELLAEKRRRIADLLEEIERRGRPRVYDLTVEGTHNFLANGMIVHNSEDRSAMHEALEQQKISVSKAGINATLKSRCSLLGAANPKYGRFDQYEPIGEQIDLEPALISRFDLIFTVTDQPDEQKDRDLAEHIINTNYAGELTTQQREMTSLEVSTDEIEEMTEKVDPVIDAELLRKYIAYAKQNCHPRMTQEAREAIRDFYVDLRSKGSDEDAPVPVTARKLEGLVRLSEASARVRLSDTVELEDAERVIEIVRSCLQDIGVDPETGEFDADIVEAGTSKSQRDRIKNVKGLISDVEEEYDEGAPVDIVLERAAEIGMDQSKAEHEIEKLKQKGEVYEPSTDNLRTT from the coding sequence ATGGCGCAAGCGGGCAATTCTGAACTCGTCGACGCGTTCGAGCGGTTCTTCCGCGACTACTACGATAACGAAATCAAACAGCTTGCGCAGCGATATCCGAACGAACAGCGGTCCCTGCCGGTCGACTGGCAGGACCTCTATACGTTCGATCCGAACCTCGCAGACGACTTTCTCGAGCATCCCGAACAGCTCCAGCGGTACGCCGAGGAAGCCCTGCGACTGTACGACCTTCCGATCGACGTCAGCCTCGGCCAGGCACACGTCCGGGTTCGAAGCCTGCCCGACTCGGAGTCGCCCGAAATCCGTGAGATCCGCGCCCGGCACATGAACAAGCTCGTCCAGGTGCGCGGAATCGTTCGCAAGGCGACCGACGTTCGTCCCAAGATCGAAGAAGCCGCCTTCGAGTGCCAGCTCTGTGGCACCCTGACACGCGTCCCACAGTCGACGGGCGACTTCCAAGAGCCCCACGAGTGTCAAGGCTGTGAACGACAGGGGCCCTTCCGTGTGAACTTCGATCAGTCGGAGTTCGTCGACGCCCAGAAGCTCCGCATCCAGGAGAGTCCCGAAGGGCTCAGAGGCGGTGAGACGCCACAGGCACTCGACGTCCACGTCGAAGACGACATCACCGGCGAGGTGACTCCCGGCGACCACGTCTCCGCCGTGGGCGTCCTCCGACTCGAACAGCAGGGCAACCAGCAGGAAAAATCGCCGATCTTCGACTTCTACATGGAAGGGATGTCCGTCGATGTCGACGAAGAGCAGTTCGAGGACATGGACATCACCGAGGCGGACAAACAGGAGATCGTCCGCCTCTCGGGCGACGACGGCATCTACGAGAAGATGATCGGCTCCATCGCGCCAGCGATCTTCGGCTACGACGACGAGAAACTCGCGATGATCCTCCAGCTCTTTTCCGGCGTGACCAAACAGTTGCCCGACGGCTCGAGGATCCGTGGCGACCTGCACATGCTCCTGATCGGTGACCCTGGTACCGGAAAGAGCCAGATGCTGGGCTACATCCAGAACATCGCACCCCGCTCGGTCTACACCTCCGGGAAGGGGTCGTCCTCGGCGGGGCTTACGGCCGCTGCGGTTCGCGACGACTTCGGCGACGGCCAGCAGTGGACCCTCGAGGCCGGCGCGCTCGTGCTCGCCGACCAGGGGATCGCTGCGGTCGACGAACTCGACAAGATGCGGTGTATTACCGGTGACTCACTGGTCCACACCGCCGATGGAATCAAACCGATCAGGGACGTCGCTCACGAAGCGATCACCGACGGGACGATCGAAGAGTTAGACAACGGCCGAACGATTCGAGAGGTCGACCTAGCTGTCTGGACGATGACAGATGACGGGGCTCTCGAGGAGCGTGACGTTCTCGCTATCCACGAATACGATGCCCCCGACGAACTCTGGGAAGTCACGGTAGAGAGCGGAGAGCGGCTAACGACGACAGCCGATCACCCGTTTTTCGTTTTGGATGGCGGAGAGAGGGCAGAACGAAACGCGGCGGAACTCGAGGTCGGGGATTGGGTGTACGTCCCTCGCACACTCCCGACCCGTCTGACCGACGGCGGTGTAAGCGCGTTATCTTCAACTGATTCCGAAACGAAACGGAACGAGTTGTCGCCAGCTCACGGGTCGATCCTGGGATACATCGCCGGTGATGGAAATATCTTCTATGACCGGGATGAGGGAGTTTACGGGTTCAGGTTTACGAACAAAGAGCAAGAACTACTCGAGGACTTCGAAACGGCCTGTGAAGGCGCATTTGACGCGACCGCCGTTCGCCACCCGAGCGAGCAGCGAGACGATGGCGTCGAGACGGTTCGTCTTCACCGAAAAGCGCACGTTGACGAACTTCTCGGACTGGGTGCGAACCTGGAGAACTATGACGAGAAGCGATTGCCTGAGGAGGTGACGAGAGCGCCTCGAGAGACGAAAGCCGCTTTCGCTCGCGCGCTTGCTGACTCGGAAGGCACCGTCGACGAACGAGCGGTAAAGATCCACTCTTCGAGTTACGAGCTACTGCTCGGAACGAAAATGCTGCTGCTCGAGTTCGGTATTTCGAGTCAGATCCAGACTCGAGAACGCGAAGATGGTCGTGACTTGCACGTTCTTGCGATCACGGCAAAGCGGTCTCTGGAAGCTTTCAACCGCCATATCGGTTTCACGTTGAATCGGAAGCAGCACGCGCTTGAGTCTGCCTGTGGACGGACAACGGGGACCCGGACGATTCTCGATGTCGTTCCGGAGTGCGGAGAGTTGCTCGAACAGCTCCGTGGTGGCCTACGGTTGTATCAGTCGGAGTGTGGTCTCGAGAACGGTTCCACCTACTGTAACTTCGAAAACGAGGACGCAAACACGTCACTGCGTCTGGCGACGACAATTCTCGAAACGTTCGAAGAGCGAAAAGCGGAGGCTGTGGCCCATCACGACGAACTCAGCACTGAGACATCGTGGGAACGACTCGATGAACTCCGTCAACGGTACCACATCTCACAGCGTGAATTGGCGGTAGGGATGTCCCTTTCCCAGCAGCAACTGTCTGCTAAATGGGGTTTCGATTCAGACCACAGAGCAAAAGTTCGCCAACGGTTACGAAAGTTGTTAGAGACGCCATCTACGGTGGACCTGACTCCACTTCGTGAACTCGTCGATGGCGACGTGAAGTGGCGGCGGGTTACGTCTATCGAACGGATTGACTCTAGAGAACACGTCGACGGCCGAATAGCAGTCCTCGAAGAACAGTTAGCCGATGAATTAGAAGTGACGGATACAGACGGGATCAGAGAACGGGCCAAGGAGGTGCTCAGCAACCCAGTCCGCAACTCTGAGACCTGGTACGAACTCCGTGAGCAACTCGAGACGTACGGAATTTCCTTCCAGCAGGTGGCAACGAAGATGGACGTTGCTGGCTCGACTGTTTCGAGGTGGTTCTCCGGGACCGTCGATGTTGGCAACTTCGATGAGGTTAGTCGCGTTTGTAACGAACTACTCGCTGAAAAACGACGACGCATCGCTGACCTCCTCGAAGAGATCGAGCGCAGGGGTCGACCTCGGGTGTACGATCTCACCGTCGAGGGAACGCATAACTTCCTCGCAAACGGCATGATCGTCCACAACTCAGAAGACCGCTCGGCCATGCACGAAGCCCTCGAGCAACAGAAGATCTCCGTCTCGAAAGCCGGCATCAACGCAACGCTCAAGTCCCGCTGTTCGCTGCTGGGTGCGGCGAACCCCAAGTACGGCCGCTTCGACCAGTACGAGCCGATCGGCGAGCAGATCGACTTAGAGCCCGCGCTCATCTCGCGGTTCGATCTCATCTTCACGGTCACCGACCAGCCGGACGAACAGAAAGACCGCGACCTCGCAGAGCACATCATCAACACGAACTACGCGGGGGAGCTGACGACTCAGCAACGCGAAATGACTTCTCTCGAGGTCAGCACCGACGAGATCGAAGAGATGACCGAGAAGGTCGATCCGGTGATCGACGCCGAGTTGCTCAGAAAGTACATCGCCTACGCGAAGCAAAACTGCCATCCGCGGATGACCCAGGAGGCTCGCGAGGCGATCCGTGATTTCTACGTCGACCTCCGCTCGAAAGGCTCCGACGAAGACGCCCCGGTGCCCGTAACCGCACGGAAACTCGAGGGGCTGGTCCGGCTCTCGGAGGCGAGCGCACGGGTGCGGCTGTCCGATACGGTCGAACTCGAGGACGCCGAGCGCGTGATCGAGATCGTCCGGTCGTGTCTTCAGGACATCGGCGTCGATCCGGAAACCGGTGAGTTCGACGCGGACATCGTCGAGGCGGGGACGTCGAAATCACAGCGCGACCGAATCA